One Fusobacterium ulcerans DNA segment encodes these proteins:
- a CDS encoding ferritin-like domain-containing protein yields MVEAMKAMQESMKSLSNNTKDITRAIESLREELDAVDVYNQRAELATDDELRKLMIHNRNEEIEHAAMIIEWLRRTIPEFDHELKDYLFTEGSLEDIEAQATAGEGAQSSSSLKIGNLK; encoded by the coding sequence ATGGTAGAAGCTATGAAAGCAATGCAAGAGAGCATGAAGTCATTGAGTAACAATACAAAAGATATAACTAGAGCAATTGAAAGTCTTAGAGAGGAACTAGACGCAGTAGATGTATACAACCAAAGAGCAGAACTTGCTACTGATGATGAATTAAGAAAACTTATGATACATAACAGAAATGAAGAAATTGAACATGCTGCTATGATTATAGAGTGGCTAAGAAGAACTATTCCTGAATTTGATCACGAATTAAAAGATTATTTATTTACAGAAGGATCATTGGAAGATATCGAAGCACAAGCAACTGCTGGAGAAGGAGCACAATCTTCTTCTTCATTAAAAATTGGAAACTTAAAATAA
- the nagB gene encoding glucosamine-6-phosphate deaminase, whose translation MRVIITDKKVGDWAAVYVAKKINEFKPTKERPFVLGLPTGGTPLEMYKRLIQLNKDGIVSFENVVTFNMDEYVGLTPDNDQSYHHYMFTNFFNHIDIKKENVNILDGMAEDHDAECQRYEDKIKSYGGIHLFLGGIGPDGHIAFNEPGSSLTSRTRDKELTMDTIVANARFFGGDINAVPKLALTVGVGTILDAKEVLIMVTGHNKARALHYGVEEGVNHMWTVSALQLHRCGIIVSDEAACAELKVGTYRYFKDIEKNNLDTDKMLADLYNAK comes from the coding sequence ATGAGAGTTATCATCACAGACAAAAAAGTTGGAGATTGGGCTGCTGTATATGTAGCAAAAAAAATTAATGAATTTAAACCTACAAAAGAAAGACCGTTTGTATTAGGACTTCCTACTGGAGGTACTCCATTAGAAATGTATAAAAGACTTATACAATTAAATAAAGATGGAATAGTTTCTTTTGAAAATGTAGTTACTTTCAATATGGATGAATATGTAGGATTGACACCTGATAATGATCAAAGTTATCATCATTATATGTTCACTAACTTTTTCAATCATATAGATATAAAAAAAGAAAATGTAAATATTCTTGATGGAATGGCTGAAGACCATGATGCTGAATGTCAAAGATACGAAGATAAAATAAAATCATATGGAGGTATTCATTTGTTCTTAGGAGGAATAGGACCTGATGGACATATTGCTTTTAACGAACCAGGATCTTCTCTTACTTCAAGAACTAGAGATAAAGAACTGACTATGGATACAATAGTTGCTAATGCAAGATTCTTTGGTGGAGATATAAATGCAGTTCCTAAATTAGCATTGACTGTAGGAGTTGGTACAATACTTGATGCTAAAGAAGTTCTTATTATGGTAACTGGTCATAATAAAGCAAGAGCACTTCATTATGGAGTGGAAGAGGGAGTTAATCATATGTGGACTGTTTCTGCTCTTCAATTACACAGATGCGGAATAATAGTTTCAGATGAAGCAGCTTGTGCAGAATTAAAAGTTGGAACTTATAGATATTTCAAAGATATCGAAAAAAATAACTTAGATACTGATAAAATGCTTGCTGACTTATATAACGCCAAATAG
- a CDS encoding MurR/RpiR family transcriptional regulator translates to MRFSKKLGFKGFPDFKLSLSQDIGNRKAESHVNIMHEEIKPTDTFEIIGKKVATENTMAVNNTYEITDFKELEKAVKMISEARKIMLAGVGFSGIVAKDFHFKLLELGKQTLFENDTHMQLSYLATMNENDVLFVISHSGKTLEVFNLAKAAKNRKVKIITLTSVVQSPIRELGDIKLSTVEMKSDFRATALSPRISQLTVIDMIYIKLMLENEDLQDYIFNAIELVKGFKLS, encoded by the coding sequence GTGAGGTTTTCTAAAAAGTTAGGATTCAAAGGGTTTCCTGATTTTAAGCTTTCACTTAGTCAGGATATCGGAAATAGAAAAGCTGAATCACATGTAAATATTATGCATGAAGAGATTAAGCCTACAGATACTTTTGAGATAATTGGAAAAAAAGTGGCTACTGAAAATACAATGGCTGTGAATAATACTTATGAAATAACAGATTTCAAAGAATTAGAAAAAGCTGTAAAAATGATATCTGAAGCTAGAAAGATAATGCTTGCAGGAGTAGGATTTTCAGGAATAGTGGCTAAAGATTTTCATTTTAAACTTTTAGAATTAGGAAAACAGACTTTATTTGAAAATGATACTCATATGCAGTTGAGCTATCTAGCTACAATGAATGAAAATGATGTTCTCTTTGTAATATCTCATAGTGGAAAAACTTTGGAAGTATTTAATCTTGCAAAAGCTGCTAAAAATAGAAAAGTAAAAATAATTACATTAACAAGTGTAGTACAAAGTCCTATAAGGGAATTGGGAGATATAAAATTAAGCACTGTAGAAATGAAAAGTGATTTCAGAGCAACAGCTTTATCTCCAAGAATATCACAATTAACAGTAATAGATATGATCTACATAAAACTTATGCTAGAAAATGAAGATTTACAAGATTATATTTTCAATGCCATCGAACTTGTAAAAGGGTTTAAACTAAGCTAA
- a CDS encoding DMT family transporter, which translates to MNRQLRANFFVGLVALFWGSTYFLTKIGIGLLEPFNLTSLRFGTAFLVTALFFYKRILKADKVTFKYSIILGILAFISVLSMTIGVKYTSASNAGFLISLSVVMIPVISVIFLKKKIKFKLLISVILATIGIVLLTLNDQLTVNKGDLLCIICALAFALQVLVMERIPKDADSVAIGALQMGIVGILNMIISLGTESFKFPHDIKIWGVIIILGIFCTAICYIMQIYALKDTSAIQAGIILSLEPVFSALFAYIFLGELLSMKGYLGAILLFISVILAGVI; encoded by the coding sequence ATGAACAGGCAGCTAAGGGCAAATTTCTTTGTAGGGTTAGTAGCTTTATTTTGGGGATCTACTTACTTTCTAACCAAAATAGGAATAGGATTGCTGGAGCCTTTTAATCTCACTTCATTAAGGTTTGGAACAGCTTTTTTAGTAACAGCTTTATTTTTTTATAAAAGAATATTAAAAGCCGATAAAGTAACTTTTAAATATTCCATCATCTTGGGGATACTTGCATTTATCTCAGTATTGAGTATGACCATAGGAGTAAAATATACTAGTGCTTCTAATGCTGGATTTCTTATAAGTCTTTCAGTAGTCATGATTCCAGTGATATCAGTTATTTTTTTAAAGAAGAAAATAAAATTTAAATTGCTTATAAGTGTTATTTTAGCAACTATCGGAATAGTTCTTCTCACTTTAAATGATCAGCTTACTGTCAATAAAGGAGATCTTCTATGTATTATTTGTGCTCTGGCTTTTGCTCTGCAAGTTTTGGTTATGGAAAGGATTCCTAAAGATGCTGATTCAGTAGCAATAGGTGCTTTGCAAATGGGAATAGTAGGAATATTAAATATGATAATTTCATTGGGTACTGAGAGTTTTAAATTTCCTCATGATATAAAAATATGGGGGGTTATAATAATATTAGGAATATTCTGTACAGCGATATGCTATATCATGCAGATATATGCCTTGAAAGATACAAGTGCCATACAGGCAGGAATAATTTTATCCCTTGAACCTGTATTTTCAGCACTATTTGCCTATATATTCCTTGGAGAACTTCTCTCAATGAAAGGTTATCTAGGAGCAATTCTATTATTTATAAGTGTTATTTTAGCTGGAGTTATTTAG
- a CDS encoding 2-phosphosulfolactate phosphatase, whose translation MKIDIILTAADIQPEKIKDKIVVIIDVLRATSVMITALANGAKAVYPYKDIESVLENSKKSKSFVLGGERKGLKIEGFDFGNSPLEYTKEAVSGKDMFMTTSNGTRAIENSANGSKKLFIAAFLNVESVAKKILEENDDTVIICSGTDNNFSLDDALCAGEIIRRVKEKNRDIQLTDISLAMKRLAETSLGIEETLEGSKHFEYLKTIGFYGDMNHCFTMDMFDIVPEYKNGVITK comes from the coding sequence ATGAAAATAGATATAATTTTAACAGCAGCAGATATACAGCCTGAAAAAATAAAAGATAAAATTGTGGTAATCATAGATGTACTCAGAGCAACAAGTGTAATGATAACAGCTCTGGCAAATGGAGCAAAGGCAGTATATCCTTATAAAGATATTGAAAGTGTGTTGGAAAATTCAAAAAAGTCTAAATCTTTTGTTTTAGGTGGAGAGAGAAAAGGATTAAAGATAGAAGGTTTTGATTTTGGAAATTCCCCATTGGAATATACTAAGGAAGCTGTATCAGGAAAAGATATGTTTATGACAACAAGTAATGGAACTAGAGCTATTGAAAATTCTGCAAATGGTTCTAAAAAACTTTTTATAGCAGCCTTCTTAAATGTAGAAAGTGTAGCTAAAAAAATATTAGAAGAAAATGATGATACTGTAATAATTTGTTCTGGTACTGATAATAATTTTTCTTTGGATGATGCATTATGTGCTGGAGAAATAATAAGAAGAGTAAAAGAAAAAAACAGAGATATTCAGCTTACAGATATCAGCCTTGCTATGAAAAGATTAGCTGAAACATCTCTTGGTATAGAGGAGACGCTTGAAGGAAGCAAGCATTTTGAATATCTAAAAACAATAGGTTTTTATGGAGATATGAATCATTGCTTCACTATGGATATGTTTGATATTGTTCCTGAATATAAAAATGGAGTTATAACTAAATAA
- a CDS encoding basic amino acid ABC transporter substrate-binding protein: protein MKKFFKLLLIGSMVLSVSATALAKDKIYVGTNAEFPPFEYLENGEITGFDMDLVHEIGKLVDADIKIVDMGFDGLLPALQMKKVDLVIAGMTANEERMKTVSFTQPYYTASQVIIVKDGNDSIKSFADLKGKKVGVMLGFTGDMVVSEIDGVKIERFNAAYAGIMALQAGKVEAIVLDSEPAKNYVAQNKGLVLADADAEQEEYAIAVRKNDKALLEKVEKALSEIKANGTYDKLIQKYFN from the coding sequence ATGAAAAAGTTTTTTAAATTATTATTAATAGGAAGTATGGTATTATCAGTATCAGCAACAGCACTGGCAAAGGACAAAATATATGTAGGAACAAATGCAGAATTTCCACCATTTGAATACCTTGAAAATGGAGAAATAACAGGATTTGATATGGACTTAGTTCACGAAATTGGAAAACTTGTAGATGCAGATATAAAGATAGTAGATATGGGATTTGATGGACTGCTTCCAGCACTTCAAATGAAAAAGGTTGATTTGGTAATAGCTGGAATGACTGCCAATGAAGAAAGAATGAAAACTGTATCTTTTACACAACCTTATTATACTGCCAGTCAAGTAATTATAGTAAAAGATGGAAATGATTCTATAAAATCTTTTGCTGATCTTAAAGGTAAAAAAGTAGGGGTTATGCTTGGATTTACTGGAGATATGGTAGTCAGTGAAATTGATGGAGTAAAAATTGAAAGATTCAATGCTGCTTATGCAGGAATAATGGCTCTTCAAGCTGGAAAAGTTGAAGCTATTGTATTGGATTCTGAGCCTGCTAAAAATTATGTTGCTCAAAATAAAGGATTAGTTTTAGCTGATGCAGATGCAGAGCAGGAAGAATATGCTATTGCTGTAAGAAAAAATGATAAAGCACTTTTAGAAAAAGTTGAAAAAGCTTTAAGTGAAATTAAAGCAAATGGAACTTATGACAAACTTATTCAAAAATATTTTAACTAA
- a CDS encoding amino acid ABC transporter ATP-binding protein — translation MIKVANLYKNFGKLEVLKNISAEIHKGDIVAIIGPSGSGKSTFLRCLNRLEEPTAGHIYFKGKDLMASETDINKVREKVGMVFQHFNLFPHKTVLENLTLSPMKLKGYSQDEADKKAMALLDKVGLREKAASYPNQLSGGQKQRIAIARALAMEPEVMLFDEPTSALDPEMIKEVLDVMRGLAKEGMTMLIVTHEMGFARNVANRLFFMDRGDILEDTTPAELFDNPKHERTKEFLEKVLNK, via the coding sequence GTGATTAAGGTAGCTAATTTATATAAAAACTTTGGAAAATTAGAAGTATTAAAAAATATAAGTGCAGAAATACATAAGGGAGATATTGTAGCAATAATAGGTCCTTCTGGAAGTGGAAAATCTACTTTCCTTAGATGCCTGAACAGACTTGAAGAACCAACAGCTGGTCATATATATTTTAAAGGTAAAGATCTTATGGCTTCAGAAACTGATATTAACAAAGTACGTGAAAAAGTGGGAATGGTATTCCAGCATTTTAATCTTTTTCCACATAAAACAGTTTTAGAAAATCTTACTCTTTCACCTATGAAATTGAAAGGTTATTCTCAAGATGAGGCAGATAAAAAAGCAATGGCACTATTAGATAAAGTAGGATTGAGAGAGAAAGCAGCATCTTATCCTAATCAATTATCTGGAGGACAGAAACAAAGAATTGCTATAGCGAGAGCTCTTGCCATGGAACCGGAAGTAATGCTTTTTGATGAGCCTACATCTGCTCTTGACCCAGAAATGATTAAAGAGGTTTTGGATGTTATGAGAGGACTGGCAAAAGAGGGAATGACAATGCTTATAGTAACACATGAAATGGGATTTGCAAGAAATGTTGCAAATAGATTATTCTTCATGGATAGAGGAGATATATTAGAAGATACTACCCCTGCTGAGCTGTTTGATAATCCAAAACATGAAAGAACAAAAGAATTTTTAGAGAAAGTCTTGAATAAATAA
- a CDS encoding amino acid ABC transporter permease codes for MEYLALLKDIFLGGNRYMYIVNGLAFSIGTTMLAALIGVLLGIFIALMELSHFYPLKHKKGWEKFNPLSSLAFAYVDLIRGTPAVVQLMILANLIFVGALRDTPILVIAGLSFGINSGAYVAEIIRAGIEGLDKGQMEAARALGMPYGIAMKEIIIPQAIKKILPALVSEFITLLKETSIVGFIGGVDLLRSANIITSQTYRGVEPLLAVGLIYLILTAVFTKFMRGIEKGLKVSD; via the coding sequence ATGGAGTATTTAGCATTACTAAAAGATATTTTTTTAGGAGGAAACAGATACATGTATATTGTAAATGGTCTGGCTTTCTCTATAGGAACAACTATGTTGGCAGCATTAATTGGAGTACTATTAGGAATATTTATTGCTCTTATGGAACTGTCGCATTTTTATCCATTAAAACATAAAAAGGGATGGGAGAAATTTAATCCATTATCATCATTAGCATTTGCATATGTAGACCTTATAAGAGGAACACCAGCAGTTGTACAGCTTATGATACTTGCTAACCTAATATTCGTAGGAGCATTGAGAGATACACCTATACTTGTTATAGCTGGACTTTCTTTCGGAATCAACTCTGGAGCATATGTTGCTGAAATAATAAGAGCTGGTATAGAAGGACTGGACAAAGGACAGATGGAAGCTGCAAGAGCTCTGGGGATGCCATATGGTATTGCAATGAAAGAAATAATTATTCCACAAGCTATAAAGAAAATACTTCCAGCACTAGTAAGTGAATTTATTACTTTGTTGAAAGAAACATCTATAGTAGGATTTATTGGTGGAGTAGACTTATTGAGATCTGCAAATATCATTACAAGCCAAACATACAGAGGAGTAGAGCCTTTACTGGCAGTAGGTCTGATATATCTAATATTAACAGCTGTATTTACTAAATTCATGAGAGGAATAGAAAAGGGGTTGAAGGTAAGTGATTAA
- the asnA gene encoding aspartate--ammonia ligase, whose protein sequence is MSYKSKLDIRQTEVAIKQVKDFFERELAKELNLTRVSAPLFVKPESGLNDNLNGIERPVSFVTKAGDKAEIVHSLAKWKRMALHNYNFNIGEGLYTDMNAIRRDEDTDFIHSYYVDQWDWEKIIAKEDRKEETLKEIVSGIYEVFKKTEDYVNSLYPELDKKIPEKITFITAQELEDKYPLLTPKEREHAAAKEYGAVFLMKIGGTLNSGEKHDGRAPDYDDWELNGDIILNYEPLGIGLELSSMGIRVDEDSLVKQLEISGCEDRKELDYHKKLINKELPYTVGGGIGQSRICMFFLDKLHIGEVQASMWPKEVHEICKKLNIHLL, encoded by the coding sequence ATGAGTTACAAATCAAAATTAGACATCAGGCAGACGGAGGTCGCAATCAAACAAGTAAAAGATTTCTTTGAAAGGGAATTGGCTAAAGAACTAAATTTAACAAGAGTTTCAGCTCCATTATTCGTTAAACCAGAAAGCGGATTAAATGATAATTTGAATGGAATCGAAAGACCAGTAAGTTTTGTTACAAAAGCTGGAGATAAAGCTGAAATTGTTCACTCTTTAGCAAAATGGAAAAGAATGGCACTTCACAATTATAACTTCAATATAGGAGAAGGACTATACACTGACATGAATGCTATTAGAAGAGATGAAGATACAGATTTCATCCACTCATATTATGTTGACCAATGGGATTGGGAAAAAATAATAGCTAAAGAAGACAGAAAAGAAGAAACATTGAAAGAGATAGTTTCTGGAATATATGAGGTATTCAAAAAAACTGAAGATTATGTTAATTCGCTATATCCTGAACTGGACAAAAAGATACCTGAAAAAATAACATTTATTACTGCTCAGGAACTAGAAGATAAATATCCTCTGCTTACTCCAAAAGAAAGAGAACATGCAGCTGCTAAAGAATATGGTGCTGTGTTCCTTATGAAAATAGGAGGAACTCTTAACTCAGGAGAAAAACATGATGGAAGAGCACCTGACTATGATGACTGGGAATTAAATGGAGATATAATTCTTAACTATGAACCTTTAGGAATTGGATTAGAGCTTTCATCTATGGGAATAAGAGTAGATGAGGATTCATTAGTAAAACAGTTGGAAATATCTGGCTGTGAAGACAGAAAAGAATTGGATTATCATAAAAAGCTTATTAACAAAGAGCTTCCATATACAGTTGGTGGAGGAATAGGACAATCTCGTATCTGTATGTTCTTCCTTGACAAACTTCATATAGGAGAAGTTCAAGCTTCTATGTGGCCAAAAGAAGTTCATGAGATCTGTAAAAAATTAAATATTCACCTTTTATAA
- a CDS encoding AEC family transporter gives MITSILLKQIITMFMLMGVGAALYKLKFITDQGAKEFGNVLLRIIIPSVIVKSYIVEFTPEKFRDMWMSTGLALLGLLLAMGISAYVYGKRKPIENFASSYSNAGFIGIPLTQAVFGSEAVFYVAAYVTLLNLFQWTYGVFVMTGETENIKPKNLIANPMLLSMIIGLIIFLFSIPVPETVVTTIGFLASMNTPVAMLVLGIFLAKADIKDIFFDYKIYPCMAMRLLVIPLITLVVFYFLPIKNTTMVMSVLIAACTSVGGNIVIFAQQYDRNYLLAIKTVCLSTILSIVTIPLFFMVVQMLYM, from the coding sequence TTGATTACGTCTATTTTATTGAAACAAATAATCACAATGTTTATGCTTATGGGGGTAGGTGCTGCACTTTATAAACTAAAATTCATAACGGATCAGGGAGCAAAGGAATTTGGAAATGTTCTGCTTCGTATAATTATACCAAGTGTTATTGTGAAATCATATATAGTGGAATTTACTCCAGAAAAATTCAGAGATATGTGGATGTCTACTGGCCTTGCTCTTTTGGGACTTCTTCTGGCAATGGGTATCTCTGCCTATGTTTATGGAAAAAGAAAGCCAATTGAAAACTTTGCTTCTTCATACTCTAATGCAGGATTCATTGGAATTCCATTGACACAGGCAGTTTTTGGAAGTGAAGCAGTATTTTATGTAGCTGCTTATGTTACTCTTTTAAATCTATTTCAATGGACTTATGGTGTATTTGTAATGACTGGAGAAACTGAGAATATAAAGCCTAAAAATCTGATTGCTAATCCAATGCTGCTAAGTATGATAATAGGACTTATAATATTTCTTTTCTCTATACCTGTACCTGAAACAGTTGTGACTACAATAGGTTTTCTTGCTTCAATGAATACTCCTGTTGCTATGCTGGTATTGGGAATATTTCTTGCTAAAGCTGATATAAAAGATATTTTCTTTGATTACAAGATTTATCCATGTATGGCTATGCGTCTTTTAGTTATTCCATTGATAACTTTAGTAGTATTTTATTTCTTACCAATAAAGAATACTACTATGGTAATGTCGGTTCTTATTGCTGCCTGTACTTCTGTTGGTGGAAATATAGTAATCTTTGCACAGCAATATGATAGAAATTATTTACTTGCTATAAAAACAGTTTGCTTGAGCACTATTCTTTCTATTGTTACAATACCATTATTTTTTATGGTTGTACAAATGTTATATATGTAG
- a CDS encoding MATE family efflux transporter produces MSYTISKKFTLSSLIKFTVPAIIMMLFMSLYTIVDGIFISRFIGTTALSGLNIAYPFISFIHALAIMFAAGGSAIIAKKMGEGKNEEARNAFSLIVYTGIFLGICISIFGNIFLNEIIRFLGASPALEKYSYDYLKIIIFFAPFFILQILFQTFFITAGRPELGLRMTIVSGISNAVLDYLFMKTFAMGMIGAALATVSGYLIISIFGIVYFLKKRNNLYFVKVKIEWKTLIESCINGSSEMVTDISSGVVTFLFNIVMMKYMGEKGVAAITIILYSQFVFIAVYLGFSMGTAPIISYNYGNQNKKQLKRIFKICSKLIMGSSVGVFLLSLIFAKYIVGFFASEGTEVYNIAIKGFSLFAIAYIFAGYNIFSSSLFTALSNGKISAVISFMRTLVFIVLGIFFLPMIFQVNGIWLAVPFAEILSILVSLFFIRREKGKYGYM; encoded by the coding sequence ATGAGTTACACAATATCAAAAAAATTTACTTTATCATCACTGATTAAATTTACTGTACCAGCAATAATTATGATGCTGTTTATGTCTTTATATACCATTGTTGATGGAATATTTATTTCAAGATTCATTGGAACAACTGCACTTTCAGGGCTGAATATAGCCTATCCATTTATCAGCTTTATTCATGCATTGGCTATTATGTTTGCAGCTGGGGGAAGTGCCATTATAGCAAAAAAAATGGGAGAGGGAAAAAATGAAGAAGCAAGAAATGCTTTTTCTCTCATAGTGTATACTGGAATATTTCTAGGAATTTGTATTTCTATCTTTGGAAATATATTTTTAAATGAGATTATAAGATTTTTAGGAGCTTCACCAGCATTAGAAAAATATTCCTATGATTATTTGAAAATAATAATATTCTTTGCTCCTTTTTTCATATTGCAGATACTTTTTCAAACTTTTTTTATTACAGCTGGAAGACCAGAATTAGGATTGAGAATGACTATTGTCTCTGGTATCAGTAATGCTGTATTAGATTATCTATTTATGAAAACATTTGCAATGGGAATGATAGGAGCAGCATTAGCAACAGTATCAGGATATCTTATAATTTCAATATTTGGGATAGTATATTTTTTAAAGAAGAGAAATAATTTATATTTTGTGAAAGTGAAAATAGAATGGAAAACATTAATAGAAAGTTGTATAAACGGTTCTTCAGAAATGGTTACAGATATTTCCAGTGGAGTAGTTACTTTTCTTTTTAATATAGTAATGATGAAATATATGGGAGAAAAGGGAGTAGCAGCTATAACTATAATACTTTACTCACAGTTTGTATTTATAGCAGTGTATCTGGGATTTTCTATGGGGACAGCCCCAATTATAAGTTACAACTATGGAAATCAAAATAAGAAGCAGTTAAAAAGAATATTTAAAATTTGTTCAAAACTTATTATGGGATCATCAGTAGGAGTATTTTTACTTTCTTTGATATTTGCAAAATATATTGTTGGATTTTTTGCTTCTGAGGGAACAGAAGTATATAATATTGCAATAAAAGGATTCTCACTATTTGCAATAGCATATATATTTGCTGGATATAATATATTTTCCTCTTCTCTGTTTACAGCATTATCTAATGGAAAGATTTCAGCAGTAATTTCTTTTATGAGAACACTGGTATTTATAGTATTGGGAATATTTTTTCTTCCAATGATATTTCAAGTGAATGGAATATGGCTGGCAGTTCCTTTTGCAGAGATATTATCTATTCTTGTGTCTCTGTTTTTTATAAGAAGAGAGAAAGGGAAATATGGTTATATGTAA